From the genome of Colwellia psychrerythraea 34H, one region includes:
- the ispD gene encoding 2-C-methyl-D-erythritol 4-phosphate cytidylyltransferase → MASTLKFIVIVPAAGVGKRMQANCPKQYLRINNETILSHTVMRLLSHPLISQVIVALGTEDQYFAESELAHHKDIIRVNGGTERVNSVLNGLKAVDSDKYPWVLVHDAARPCVSHQDIDKLITRCLRKDYGGILATPVRDTMKRGVLIKDSAKGDNTIIESTVEREQLWHALTPQMYKTDELTLAIEQALENSLKITDEASAIEQANLPSLLVSASSENIKITHPNDLALAEFYLNKQANNTN, encoded by the coding sequence ATGGCGTCAACTCTAAAGTTTATTGTTATTGTACCCGCTGCAGGCGTAGGTAAACGCATGCAGGCAAATTGTCCCAAACAATACCTTCGCATCAATAATGAAACAATTTTATCGCATACTGTGATGAGGTTGTTAAGTCACCCGTTAATCAGTCAAGTTATTGTTGCTTTAGGAACCGAGGATCAATACTTTGCGGAATCTGAACTAGCACATCATAAAGACATCATTCGTGTAAACGGAGGTACTGAACGAGTTAATTCAGTGCTCAATGGTTTAAAGGCTGTCGATAGCGATAAATACCCTTGGGTATTAGTACATGATGCGGCGCGCCCCTGTGTTAGCCATCAAGATATCGATAAGTTAATTACTCGATGCTTACGCAAAGATTACGGCGGAATATTAGCCACGCCTGTTAGAGACACCATGAAACGTGGCGTACTTATTAAAGACAGTGCTAAAGGTGATAATACTATTATCGAGAGCACCGTCGAGCGAGAGCAATTATGGCATGCTTTGACACCACAGATGTATAAGACTGATGAGTTAACACTTGCCATAGAGCAAGCTCTAGAAAATAGTTTAAAAATAACGGATGAAGCTTCAGCTATTGAACAGGCTAACTTACCTAGCTTATTAGTTTCAGCAAGTAGTGAAAATATAAAGATAACTCACCCTAATGATTTAGCATTAGCTGAATTTTATTTAAATAAGCAAGCGAATAATACCAATTAG
- a CDS encoding protein-L-isoaspartate(D-aspartate) O-methyltransferase, with translation MSSRIGGKSKRSGELLAQKLQSEGISNPAVLKAIAHSPRHIFVPEILAHKAYDNTALPIGQGQTISQPYIVAKMSELLLADGRPQNILEIGTGSGYQTAILAQLTDKVFSVERIKALQWQAKRCLRAMDLHNVAMKHGDGWQGWRSKGPFDAIIVTAAPSSVPPALLDQLADGGRLVIPVGEQTQILKIITREGDVYNEQQVEAVRFVPLVPGDLL, from the coding sequence ATGTCTAGTCGCATAGGCGGAAAATCAAAGCGCAGTGGAGAGTTATTGGCGCAAAAATTACAGAGTGAAGGTATTAGTAATCCTGCTGTTCTAAAGGCTATAGCTCATTCTCCTAGGCATATATTTGTGCCTGAAATTTTGGCACATAAAGCTTATGACAATACTGCCTTGCCCATTGGGCAAGGGCAGACTATTTCACAGCCTTACATTGTGGCTAAGATGTCTGAGTTACTATTAGCAGATGGCCGGCCGCAAAATATATTAGAAATAGGTACTGGTTCTGGTTATCAAACCGCTATTTTAGCTCAGCTAACAGATAAGGTCTTTTCGGTTGAGCGAATCAAAGCGTTACAGTGGCAAGCAAAACGCTGTTTACGCGCAATGGATTTACACAATGTAGCAATGAAGCATGGTGATGGTTGGCAGGGCTGGCGAAGCAAAGGCCCCTTTGACGCCATCATAGTTACTGCGGCACCTTCGAGTGTACCACCCGCCTTATTAGATCAGTTAGCTGATGGTGGGCGTTTAGTTATCCCCGTTGGAGAGCAAACTCAAATTTTAAAAATTATCACCCGAGAAGGTGATGTTTATAACGAGCAGCAAGTTGAAGCTGTGCGTTTTGTACCTTTAGTACCCGGAGATTTATTGTAG
- the truD gene encoding tRNA pseudouridine(13) synthase TruD: MLIEQAYLHGKPESSGLLRSQISDFQVFEELPFLPCGEGEHLFVHIRKTGANTLFVARELAKYFEVKEQLVSYAGLKDRFAVTEQWFGIHVPGKQEYNLDDLNIEGVEVLSYKRHNKKLRTGALTGNRFELILREVTAIKAFTERWQKIVEQGVPNYFGEQRFGIGGGNIERALSLFSGQKVKDKKKRGMYLSAARSHIFNSVLNERIQQQCFDKVAVGDVLMLAGTQSVFHLDEVDSAIQQRFTDKDVDITAPMWGAGELMTSNAPQVLEQEVATKNLEFCEGLPRFGLKQERRRIRLTVSDTDIELLSAEEDSAQEESNAVKISFFLPAGCYATTVLRELLNYQDMTTRIDKRETAVNSNQQDSA; encoded by the coding sequence ATGTTAATTGAACAAGCCTACTTACATGGAAAACCAGAATCGAGTGGTTTATTACGTAGTCAAATAAGTGATTTTCAAGTGTTTGAAGAATTGCCCTTTTTACCCTGTGGTGAAGGAGAGCATTTATTTGTTCATATTCGAAAAACCGGGGCTAATACCCTCTTTGTTGCTCGAGAACTAGCAAAGTACTTTGAAGTAAAAGAACAGCTTGTTTCTTATGCTGGTTTGAAAGATCGCTTTGCGGTCACCGAGCAGTGGTTTGGTATACACGTTCCAGGTAAGCAAGAATATAATTTAGATGACTTGAATATTGAAGGTGTCGAGGTTCTTTCTTATAAGCGACATAATAAAAAATTACGCACAGGTGCATTAACTGGTAATCGATTTGAGCTCATTTTACGTGAAGTGACCGCTATCAAAGCGTTTACTGAACGCTGGCAAAAAATTGTTGAACAGGGTGTCCCTAATTATTTCGGCGAGCAGCGTTTTGGTATTGGCGGTGGCAATATAGAACGTGCTTTATCATTATTCTCAGGGCAGAAAGTAAAAGATAAGAAAAAGCGTGGTATGTATCTATCGGCAGCCCGGTCACATATTTTTAATTCAGTGCTTAATGAACGAATTCAACAGCAATGTTTTGATAAAGTAGCTGTCGGCGATGTGTTAATGCTAGCGGGCACACAATCAGTATTTCATCTGGATGAAGTAGATAGCGCTATTCAACAACGTTTTACTGATAAAGATGTGGATATAACCGCACCTATGTGGGGCGCTGGTGAACTGATGACTAGCAATGCACCACAGGTATTAGAACAAGAAGTAGCGACAAAGAATTTAGAATTTTGTGAAGGGCTACCACGTTTTGGTTTAAAGCAAGAACGCCGTCGCATTCGCTTAACGGTTAGCGATACCGATATTGAATTGTTATCAGCGGAAGAAGACTCAGCACAAGAAGAGAGTAATGCAGTGAAAATTAGTTTCTTTTTACCTGCGGGGTGTTACGCCACGACGGTTTTACGTGAGTTATTGAACTACCAAGATATGACAACGCGTATTGATAAAAGAGAAACAGCTGTTAACTCAAATCAGCAGGATTCGGCATAA
- the ispF gene encoding 2-C-methyl-D-erythritol 2,4-cyclodiphosphate synthase gives MRIGHGFDVHKFGGKGPLVLGGVKIPFELGFIAHSDGDVAIHALCDAILGALCLADIGNHFPDTDGQYENISSRILLRHVVSLMTDKGFQLGNADITIVAQAPKMAPHLVAMRTCLSEDLKTTIEQVNVKATTTEKLGYTGRKEGISVHAVVLLIAIEHPLPLIEEIQNI, from the coding sequence ATGCGCATAGGTCATGGTTTTGATGTACATAAATTTGGTGGCAAAGGGCCTTTAGTGCTCGGTGGAGTAAAAATACCTTTTGAACTGGGATTTATCGCACACTCCGATGGCGACGTCGCGATTCATGCGCTTTGTGACGCTATTTTAGGGGCATTATGTTTAGCTGATATTGGCAACCACTTTCCTGATACCGACGGACAATATGAAAATATCTCTAGCAGAATACTACTACGTCATGTTGTTTCGTTAATGACAGACAAGGGCTTTCAACTAGGCAATGCTGATATTACGATTGTAGCTCAAGCACCTAAGATGGCACCTCATTTAGTAGCGATGCGTACTTGTTTAAGTGAAGACTTAAAAACAACAATTGAGCAAGTTAATGTGAAAGCCACCACGACAGAAAAACTAGGGTATACCGGGCGAAAAGAAGGTATCTCAGTGCATGCCGTGGTTTTATTAATTGCAATTGAACATCCTTTACCACTTATCGAAGAAATACAAAATATTTAG
- a CDS encoding NADH:ubiquinone reductase (Na(+)-transporting) subunit B produces the protein MGLKKFIEDIEPHFEKGGKQEKWFALYEAVATGLFTPGMVNKGKTHVRDSIDLKRIMITVWLAVFPAMFFGMYNIGFQAVDALAAGYALPQSWQVDLFSLLGGSLTAGSGTFDMMFYGAMFFLPIYAVTFIVGGFWEVLFAAVRGHEVNEGFFVSSILFALILPASIPLWQVAIGITFGIVIAKEIFGGTGKNFLNPALAGRAFLFFAYPSQISGDAVWVAADGFSGATMLSSASQGLVDYSVNADWWNAFWGFIPGSVGEVSTFAILLGGAYILYKGIASWRIVLGVFGGMVITSLLFNAIGSDTNAMFAMPWHWHLVIGGFAFGMMFMATDPVSASFTNTGKYWFGALVGVMVVLVRVVNPAFPEGMMLAILFANLFAPLFDYFVVQGNIKRRLARNV, from the coding sequence ATGGGCTTGAAAAAGTTTATTGAAGATATTGAGCCGCACTTTGAAAAAGGCGGCAAACAAGAAAAGTGGTTTGCACTTTATGAAGCTGTAGCTACGGGGTTATTTACTCCAGGTATGGTTAATAAAGGTAAAACACACGTTCGTGACAGCATTGATTTAAAACGAATCATGATCACAGTATGGCTTGCGGTTTTCCCAGCCATGTTCTTTGGTATGTATAACATTGGTTTCCAAGCTGTCGATGCTTTGGCTGCTGGTTACGCTTTACCACAATCTTGGCAGGTTGATTTATTCAGCTTATTAGGTGGTTCATTAACTGCTGGCTCTGGCACATTCGATATGATGTTCTACGGTGCCATGTTCTTCCTACCTATATATGCCGTTACCTTTATTGTTGGTGGCTTCTGGGAAGTATTATTTGCGGCAGTACGTGGGCATGAAGTGAATGAAGGTTTCTTCGTTTCGTCTATCTTATTCGCACTTATTTTACCGGCTAGTATTCCTTTATGGCAAGTTGCCATCGGTATTACTTTTGGTATCGTTATCGCGAAAGAAATTTTTGGTGGTACAGGTAAAAACTTCTTAAACCCAGCATTAGCGGGTCGTGCGTTTTTATTCTTTGCTTATCCAAGCCAAATTTCAGGTGATGCTGTATGGGTTGCTGCTGATGGTTTCTCTGGCGCTACTATGCTTAGCTCTGCTAGCCAAGGTCTTGTTGATTACTCGGTAAATGCTGATTGGTGGAACGCTTTCTGGGGCTTTATTCCTGGTTCAGTAGGTGAAGTTTCTACTTTTGCTATTTTATTGGGTGGTGCTTACATCCTTTATAAAGGTATTGCTTCTTGGCGCATCGTTTTAGGTGTGTTTGGCGGTATGGTTATTACCTCATTATTATTCAATGCTATTGGCAGTGATACTAATGCTATGTTTGCTATGCCTTGGCATTGGCACTTAGTTATTGGTGGTTTTGCTTTTGGTATGATGTTTATGGCAACTGACCCTGTTTCTGCTTCGTTTACAAATACAGGTAAATACTGGTTTGGCGCTTTAGTTGGCGTGATGGTGGTATTGGTTCGTGTTGTTAACCCGGCATTCCCAGAAGGTATGATGTTAGCTATTTTATTCGCTAACTTGTTCGCACCATTGTTTGACTACTTTGTAGTACAAGGCAATATCAAACGGAGGCTTGCACGTAATGTCTAG
- a CDS encoding YqaA family protein, which yields MKVFSSLYQWTLRWAEHQFAPRFLVALTFAESIFFPIPPDVLLAPMVLAKPQKAWYFAGITTIASILGGSVGYWLGYLMFEPWIQPLISNFGYQARFDIAIGWFNEWGVWVVFIAGFSPIPYKLFTVSAGFLHMAFLPFFIASAIGRGLRFFLVAGLIKWGGSAMEQKIKQWVDVLGWGIVGAIVVGYFVLR from the coding sequence GTGAAAGTTTTTTCAAGTCTTTACCAGTGGACTTTACGCTGGGCAGAACATCAGTTTGCCCCGCGTTTCTTAGTAGCACTTACCTTTGCTGAGTCCATATTTTTCCCTATCCCACCTGATGTATTACTTGCGCCTATGGTGTTAGCAAAACCACAAAAGGCATGGTATTTTGCGGGAATAACCACCATTGCTTCAATTCTAGGAGGCTCAGTTGGTTATTGGCTTGGTTACTTAATGTTTGAACCGTGGATCCAGCCACTTATTTCTAACTTTGGTTATCAAGCGCGATTTGATATCGCTATTGGTTGGTTTAATGAGTGGGGTGTATGGGTAGTATTTATTGCTGGATTTTCACCAATACCTTACAAATTGTTTACTGTCAGTGCGGGATTTTTGCATATGGCTTTCTTACCATTTTTTATTGCTTCTGCTATAGGTCGAGGTTTACGTTTTTTCCTAGTGGCGGGCCTAATTAAGTGGGGCGGTAGTGCCATGGAACAAAAGATAAAGCAGTGGGTTGATGTTTTAGGCTGGGGAATTGTTGGCGCCATCGTTGTTGGTTATTTTGTTTTACGCTAA
- a CDS encoding Na(+)-translocating NADH-quinone reductase subunit A yields the protein MITIKKGLDVPVKGAPQQVIHDGPSIKTVATLGEEFVGMRPTMFVKVGDRVKKGQVIFEDKKNPGVIFTAQAAGVVKEINRGEKRVLQSVVIDVDGYDQETFTVYPATEFASLARENVVKNLVDSGLWTALRTRPFSKVPAIDSEPSAIFVSAMDTNPLAANPEIVIGEQSEAFKNGLTILSRLTSGEVFVSKAPGANIPVDSNATVTEFAGKHPAGLVGTHIHFLKSASAERFVWHVGYQDVIAIAKLFTTGEIDNTRVISLAGPAATNPRLVRTVLGASTAELSAGETAEGELRVVSGSLLMGATASAVHGYLGRYNVQVSLILEGREKEFIGYMYPGPNKFSVTRAYMSHFFSSKLFSMTTTTNGSSRAMVPIGNFERVMPLDILPTLFLRDICSGDTDGAQQLGALELDEEDLALCTFVCPGKTDYGVILRDCLTTIEKEG from the coding sequence ATGATTACAATAAAAAAAGGCTTGGATGTTCCTGTAAAAGGCGCTCCGCAGCAGGTAATCCATGATGGTCCGTCCATCAAAACCGTTGCAACACTCGGTGAAGAGTTTGTGGGTATGCGTCCAACCATGTTTGTTAAAGTGGGTGACCGCGTAAAAAAAGGTCAGGTGATTTTTGAAGATAAAAAAAATCCTGGCGTTATATTCACAGCTCAAGCTGCCGGTGTTGTAAAAGAAATTAACCGCGGTGAAAAACGTGTTTTACAATCAGTTGTTATCGATGTCGATGGCTACGATCAAGAAACGTTTACCGTTTATCCAGCAACTGAATTCGCTTCTCTAGCACGTGAAAACGTTGTTAAGAACTTAGTCGATTCAGGTTTATGGACAGCATTAAGAACGCGTCCATTTAGCAAAGTACCTGCTATTGATAGTGAACCTTCTGCGATTTTTGTTAGTGCGATGGATACCAATCCATTGGCGGCGAATCCAGAAATCGTTATCGGTGAGCAAAGTGAAGCGTTTAAAAATGGTTTAACCATTTTATCTCGTTTAACAAGTGGTGAAGTATTTGTTAGCAAAGCGCCAGGGGCAAATATCCCTGTAGATAGCAATGCAACAGTAACTGAATTTGCTGGTAAGCATCCTGCAGGCCTTGTAGGTACGCATATTCACTTCTTAAAATCTGCAAGTGCGGAAAGATTTGTTTGGCATGTTGGTTATCAAGATGTTATCGCGATTGCTAAATTGTTCACTACAGGTGAAATCGATAATACTCGTGTTATTTCACTTGCCGGTCCTGCCGCCACAAACCCACGTTTAGTACGTACGGTTTTAGGTGCTAGCACTGCTGAATTATCAGCAGGCGAAACCGCTGAAGGTGAATTACGTGTTGTTTCTGGTTCACTATTAATGGGTGCAACAGCCAGCGCTGTTCACGGTTATTTAGGTCGTTATAACGTACAAGTATCATTAATTCTTGAAGGTCGTGAAAAAGAATTTATCGGTTACATGTACCCAGGTCCTAATAAGTTCTCAGTAACTCGTGCTTATATGTCGCACTTTTTCTCGAGTAAGTTATTTAGTATGACTACTACGACTAACGGTAGCTCACGTGCCATGGTGCCAATTGGTAACTTTGAACGTGTTATGCCATTAGATATTTTACCTACCTTGTTTTTACGCGATATTTGTTCTGGTGATACCGACGGCGCGCAACAACTAGGTGCCTTAGAGCTAGACGAAGAAGATTTAGCACTGTGTACATTTGTTTGTCCCGGCAAAACAGATTACGGTGTAATTCTTCGTGATTGCCTAACCACAATCGAAAAGGAAGGTTAG
- a CDS encoding peptidoglycan DD-metalloendopeptidase family protein, with translation MSFFRLAKYLFTYVIFAITLFSCSSRNTPAPVSNIVLGERNQDSIRTSQYLVKKGETLYSIAWRANSDVRKIARINKISSPYRIYPGQKIFLVESKVKKTAEVSKHKVSHKNSTKSSTANKKNGSKNTLASTKKQAYGENVSTRKSYQNSTLASEKFSQKISRWQWPVKGKVVEYFSNSAQGNKGIDITGRRGTKIKASTTGKVVYAGNALRGYGKLIIIKHNDDYLSAYAHNDRILVKEQQIINIGDVIATMGDTDANKVMLHFEIRFRGKSVNPLKYLPKK, from the coding sequence ATGAGTTTTTTTCGACTAGCTAAATACTTATTTACTTACGTTATTTTTGCGATCACTCTTTTCTCTTGTAGTAGCCGCAATACACCTGCACCTGTATCAAATATTGTGCTAGGAGAACGTAATCAAGACTCTATTAGGACTTCGCAATATCTTGTTAAAAAAGGAGAAACTCTCTATTCGATTGCATGGCGTGCGAACTCAGACGTTAGAAAAATTGCTCGGATAAATAAAATCTCCTCGCCGTATCGAATATATCCAGGACAAAAAATATTTTTAGTTGAATCTAAGGTTAAAAAAACAGCGGAAGTAAGTAAACACAAGGTATCACATAAAAATTCGACTAAAAGCTCTACCGCTAATAAAAAAAATGGCTCAAAAAATACACTTGCATCTACTAAAAAGCAGGCGTATGGTGAAAATGTAAGCACTCGAAAATCATACCAAAACAGCACTTTAGCATCGGAAAAGTTTTCACAAAAAATTAGTCGATGGCAATGGCCGGTTAAGGGCAAAGTTGTAGAGTATTTTTCAAATAGTGCACAGGGTAATAAAGGCATAGATATTACAGGCCGTCGCGGAACAAAAATTAAAGCGTCGACGACAGGTAAAGTGGTATACGCAGGTAATGCCCTTAGGGGCTACGGTAAACTCATTATTATAAAACATAACGATGACTATTTAAGTGCATATGCCCATAATGATCGTATTCTCGTTAAAGAGCAGCAGATCATAAATATCGGTGATGTTATTGCCACCATGGGTGACACTGATGCCAACAAAGTAATGCTTCATTTTGAGATACGCTTTCGAGGGAAATCAGTTAATCCTTTAAAATATTTACCAAAAAAATAA
- the surE gene encoding 5'/3'-nucleotidase SurE: protein MKILLSNDDGVHALGIKVLFDELVKHFSVNVVAPDRNCSGASNSLTLLNPLRAEHLDNGFISVNGTPTDSVHLGSSQLFTDCDLVVAGINKGANLGDDTLYSGTVAAATEGRHMGMPAVAVSLAGNNEQHYQTAAIVTAKIIKRLRTHPLPADQILNINVPDIPLAELKGIKVTRLGHRHQAERMQKMQDPWQRDIYWYGVLGQELDGGEGTDFHAIANGYASVTPLTVDMTAHRSIENIKSWLTALNLSD from the coding sequence ATGAAAATATTATTGAGCAATGATGATGGCGTGCATGCATTAGGTATTAAAGTGCTTTTTGATGAACTCGTTAAACATTTTTCTGTAAACGTAGTCGCCCCAGATCGAAATTGCAGTGGTGCTAGTAACTCATTAACATTGCTTAATCCTTTACGGGCAGAGCATTTGGATAATGGTTTTATCTCGGTAAACGGTACACCAACAGATTCAGTGCACTTAGGCAGTAGCCAGCTTTTTACTGATTGTGACTTAGTGGTTGCAGGTATAAATAAAGGCGCGAATTTAGGTGATGATACTCTCTATTCAGGCACTGTGGCAGCGGCAACTGAAGGACGTCATATGGGTATGCCTGCAGTTGCAGTATCCTTGGCGGGAAATAATGAGCAACATTATCAAACGGCAGCGATTGTCACTGCAAAAATAATCAAACGTCTACGCACTCATCCATTACCAGCAGATCAAATTTTAAATATTAATGTCCCTGATATTCCATTAGCTGAGCTAAAAGGGATAAAAGTCACACGCTTAGGTCACCGTCACCAAGCTGAACGTATGCAAAAAATGCAAGATCCATGGCAGCGTGATATTTATTGGTATGGCGTGCTAGGACAGGAACTCGATGGAGGAGAAGGAACCGATTTCCATGCTATTGCCAATGGATATGCGTCTGTAACACCACTAACCGTTGATATGACTGCTCATCGTAGTATAGAAAATATTAAAAGTTGGCTTACAGCGCTTAACTTATCAGATTAA
- the rpoS gene encoding RNA polymerase sigma factor RpoS — MVKLKEQKKTIESKEDAPSNLDATQIYLSEIGFSPLLTAEEEVYFSRLALKGDEPSRKRMIESNLRLVVKIARRYNNRGLPLLDLIEEGNLGLIRAVEKFDPERGFRFSTYATWWIRQTIERAIMNQTRTIRLPIHVVKELNIYLRASRELIQKLDHEPTAEDIAQHLDRPVADVNKMLRLNERIASVDTPFAGESDKALLDVIADEKSTGPESDLQSEDMSNNIIHWLNELNTKQREVLARRFGLLGYEASTLENVGREIGLTRERVRQIQVEALKRLRDILSQQNLSIEAIFQA, encoded by the coding sequence ATGGTCAAATTAAAAGAACAAAAAAAAACTATTGAATCGAAGGAAGATGCACCGTCAAACCTAGACGCTACACAGATTTATTTAAGTGAAATAGGTTTTTCACCGCTATTAACCGCTGAAGAAGAAGTTTACTTCTCACGTCTAGCCCTCAAAGGGGACGAACCATCAAGAAAACGGATGATAGAGAGTAATCTACGTTTAGTTGTGAAAATAGCCCGACGTTATAATAATCGCGGACTACCTTTACTTGATTTAATTGAAGAAGGAAACTTAGGCTTAATTAGAGCCGTTGAAAAATTTGACCCTGAGCGAGGCTTCCGCTTTTCAACTTATGCTACGTGGTGGATACGCCAAACCATTGAACGGGCAATAATGAACCAAACCCGTACTATTCGATTACCCATTCATGTTGTTAAAGAACTTAATATTTATTTACGTGCTTCTCGTGAACTAATTCAAAAACTCGATCACGAACCTACCGCCGAAGATATCGCACAGCACCTAGATAGACCTGTTGCCGACGTTAATAAAATGTTGCGATTAAACGAACGTATTGCCTCTGTAGATACCCCTTTTGCAGGAGAGTCAGATAAAGCTTTATTAGATGTTATAGCTGATGAAAAAAGTACCGGCCCTGAAAGTGATTTACAGTCAGAAGATATGAGTAATAATATTATTCATTGGTTAAATGAGCTTAATACCAAACAAAGGGAAGTGTTGGCTAGACGTTTTGGTTTACTTGGATATGAAGCATCAACGCTAGAAAATGTTGGCCGTGAGATTGGTTTAACACGTGAACGCGTTCGTCAAATCCAAGTTGAAGCATTAAAACGTTTACGTGACATTTTATCCCAACAAAACTTGTCAATAGAGGCTATTTTTCAAGCCTAA
- a CDS encoding beta-ketoacyl-ACP synthase III, whose amino-acid sequence MAVVISGTGLYTPTQSISNDELVHCFNQYVEKFNLTHSQEIEAGKIVALSPSDSSFIEKASGIKSRYVMEKESILNVDIMSPRYTERDNDQLSMQAEIGVAAAKEAMLAANKTPADIDLIIVACAYTQRSYPAMAIEIQNALGCGGWGFDMLVACSAATFGIINAANAIRSGTAKTVLVINPEILSPQINYRDRDSHFIFGDVATASIIEDESTANAEHVFKIISEKPMTSFSNNIRSNIGYMNNCSPENSDNDDKFFIQQGRKVFKEVLPMVSNLITSEMAKMDIGADDIKRLYLHQANINMNNFIGKKVLGREPSSAEAPIILDEYANTSSAGCIIALHKNKQDLATGDKSVLCSFGAGYSACCLLLEYV is encoded by the coding sequence ATGGCTGTAGTGATTAGTGGAACTGGGTTGTACACGCCAACCCAGAGCATCTCAAATGATGAATTAGTACACTGTTTTAACCAATACGTAGAGAAATTTAATCTTACTCATAGTCAGGAGATTGAAGCAGGCAAGATCGTCGCGCTATCTCCATCAGACAGTAGTTTTATTGAAAAAGCTTCGGGCATAAAAAGCCGTTATGTCATGGAGAAAGAAAGCATTTTAAATGTCGATATTATGTCGCCACGTTATACCGAACGTGATAATGACCAACTCTCTATGCAGGCCGAGATAGGTGTTGCAGCAGCTAAGGAAGCGATGTTAGCTGCCAATAAAACACCAGCCGATATTGATCTTATTATTGTTGCCTGTGCTTATACCCAGCGTTCGTATCCTGCTATGGCGATTGAAATACAGAATGCCCTTGGCTGTGGTGGTTGGGGGTTTGATATGTTGGTCGCTTGTTCGGCAGCAACGTTTGGCATTATCAATGCAGCAAATGCTATTCGTAGTGGCACAGCAAAAACAGTGTTGGTCATTAACCCTGAAATACTATCACCACAAATTAATTATCGAGATAGAGATAGTCATTTTATTTTTGGTGATGTAGCAACGGCATCAATTATCGAAGATGAAAGTACCGCTAATGCGGAGCATGTTTTTAAAATCATCAGTGAAAAACCAATGACCAGTTTTTCTAATAATATTCGTAGTAATATTGGTTATATGAATAACTGTAGTCCAGAAAACTCGGATAATGATGACAAATTCTTTATCCAGCAGGGACGAAAAGTGTTTAAAGAAGTTTTGCCTATGGTCTCTAATTTAATTACCAGTGAAATGGCAAAAATGGATATAGGTGCTGATGACATTAAGCGATTATATTTACACCAAGCTAATATCAATATGAATAATTTCATTGGTAAAAAAGTTCTTGGAAGAGAACCAAGCAGCGCTGAAGCGCCTATTATATTAGATGAATATGCAAATACGAGTTCAGCAGGTTGTATTATTGCTTTGCACAAAAATAAACAGGACCTAGCGACTGGAGACAAAAGTGTATTATGTTCTTTTGGTGCAGGATACTCAGCATGCTGTTTATTGTTGGAATATGTCTAA
- the ftsB gene encoding cell division protein FtsB produces MRVFTAILLILLVLLQYRLWFGKNSVPDYLVLKENVVRQQSANEKLQQRNKLLFADTDDLKLGLEAIEERARNELGMIKENETFFRLIPKENSTRNVNN; encoded by the coding sequence ATGCGCGTATTCACAGCAATTTTGCTGATACTATTAGTATTACTTCAATACCGACTTTGGTTTGGTAAAAATAGTGTGCCTGATTATCTCGTTCTGAAAGAAAATGTTGTTCGCCAGCAAAGTGCCAATGAAAAATTACAACAACGCAACAAATTACTTTTTGCTGACACCGATGATTTAAAATTAGGACTTGAAGCGATTGAAGAACGTGCTCGAAATGAGTTAGGTATGATCAAAGAAAATGAAACATTCTTTCGTCTTATTCCTAAAGAAAATAGCACTCGTAACGTAAATAATTAG